In the Shewanella sp. OMA3-2 genome, one interval contains:
- a CDS encoding sigma-54 interaction domain-containing protein → MASPTLFYHLLHPQTATLLLKAPSCGRFNKIASITELPWLTQLEASNADVAIIEVSQLGQADYDCLTDNALMSDIEFIFLSEGKPNPHLDKLMSKGAGYHFRQPYNMELIDDTLNDFAQDLLLESTKRQQVLSSELDQYGLLVGSSRAMHKLYRTVRKVAVTESNVLIVGESGAGKELVANTIHLASNRANEPFIAINCGALSPELVDSELFGHVKGAFTGAHRDHRGVFDQAEGGTLFLDEITEMPIDHQVKLLRVLENSEYRPIGSTSLKKANVRIVAATNRDPASAIEQGLFREDLYFRLAHFPIRVPPLRDRGDDISGLAKHFLAYRNVAEKLTKTFTPEAISFIQQQRWTGNVRELKHAIERAYILADDTIDQSHFNTFETESKPENTTDKIQVPSGMRLDEIEKVAIFQALDKAGGNKNETAEQLGISVKTLYNKLSKYEDNSSTD, encoded by the coding sequence ATGGCTAGTCCTACCTTGTTTTACCATTTGCTCCACCCTCAAACAGCAACACTGCTTCTAAAAGCACCTAGTTGTGGACGTTTTAATAAAATAGCGAGTATTACGGAGCTCCCCTGGCTAACACAGCTTGAAGCGAGTAATGCGGATGTGGCAATTATTGAAGTATCTCAATTAGGCCAAGCTGATTATGACTGCCTTACAGATAACGCCTTAATGTCTGATATAGAATTTATCTTCTTAAGTGAGGGAAAACCCAACCCTCACCTTGATAAATTAATGTCAAAGGGCGCGGGCTATCACTTTAGACAGCCATACAATATGGAACTGATTGATGACACCCTGAATGATTTTGCTCAAGACTTATTGTTAGAGTCAACTAAGCGCCAACAGGTATTATCAAGTGAACTCGATCAATACGGATTATTAGTTGGATCATCCCGTGCAATGCATAAGCTGTATCGCACGGTTCGTAAAGTCGCGGTGACTGAAAGTAATGTGTTAATTGTTGGCGAAAGTGGTGCAGGTAAAGAATTAGTAGCCAACACGATTCATCTTGCAAGTAACAGAGCAAACGAGCCTTTTATTGCAATTAACTGTGGTGCACTCAGTCCAGAATTAGTTGACAGTGAGCTATTTGGTCACGTTAAAGGGGCTTTTACGGGGGCACACCGTGATCATCGCGGGGTATTTGATCAAGCAGAAGGCGGGACATTATTTCTAGATGAAATTACTGAGATGCCTATTGATCATCAAGTGAAATTATTAAGGGTATTGGAAAATAGTGAATATCGCCCTATTGGTAGCACCAGCCTAAAAAAAGCCAATGTGCGTATTGTCGCCGCGACCAATCGTGATCCAGCAAGCGCTATTGAACAAGGTCTTTTTCGTGAGGATTTATACTTCAGACTTGCTCATTTCCCTATTCGCGTTCCACCGCTACGTGACAGAGGTGATGATATTAGCGGGTTGGCAAAACACTTTTTAGCTTATCGAAATGTAGCAGAAAAACTCACCAAAACCTTTACCCCAGAAGCTATCAGCTTTATTCAACAACAGCGCTGGACAGGTAATGTGCGAGAGTTAAAACATGCTATTGAAAGAGCATATATTCTCGCTGATGACACGATCGACCAAAGTCATTTTAACACCTTTGAAACCGAGTCTAAGCCAGAAAATACCACAGATAAGATTCAAGTACCTTCAGGTATGCGTTTAGATGAAATTGAAAAGGTCGCTATTTTTCAAGCACTAGACAAGGCTGGAGGCAATAAAAATGAAACCGCCGAACAATTGGGAATAAGCGTTAAAACCTTATATAACAAACTCAGTAAATATGAAGATAACAGCAGTACCGATTAA
- a CDS encoding BON domain-containing protein, producing MNKTTLSLVVSTMLGAMAFSANAAQDWQDDAKDAWIDGKVETTLLLNTNLNSFDINTDVHAGKVTLTGKVDSSIDKSLAGELVKSLDGVKSIDNQLTVLKQQDDSNDSDLGDDLTDAKVAMIVKTRLLFSDDVAGSKIDVDVKSGVVTLKGTVTSDAERDLVVAIAKNADDVDKVVDELRIADS from the coding sequence ATGAATAAGACAACATTATCTTTAGTAGTAAGTACGATGCTTGGTGCAATGGCTTTTTCTGCAAATGCAGCACAAGATTGGCAGGATGACGCTAAAGACGCATGGATTGATGGTAAAGTTGAAACCACATTATTGCTCAATACCAACCTTAACTCGTTTGACATCAATACCGATGTGCATGCCGGTAAGGTTACCTTAACGGGTAAAGTTGATAGCAGTATTGATAAGTCATTAGCGGGTGAGCTGGTTAAAAGCTTGGACGGCGTAAAAAGTATTGATAATCAATTGACTGTTTTGAAGCAACAAGATGATAGTAACGATAGCGATTTAGGTGATGATCTAACTGATGCTAAGGTTGCTATGATTGTTAAAACTCGTTTGCTGTTTTCTGACGATGTAGCGGGCTCTAAAATTGATGTTGATGTTAAATCTGGTGTTGTGACATTAAAAGGTACGGTCACAAGTGATGCTGAACGTGATTTAGTTGTCGCAATTGCGAAAAATGCTGACGATGTAGATAAAGTGGTTGACGAACTGCGTATCGCTGATTCATAA
- a CDS encoding anaerobic C4-dicarboxylate transporter, which translates to MFYIHMLLLLTVIFVGIRHGGIAFGLLGGLGVSVLAFVFGIAPGAPPVSVMLIILAVVAASATLEATGGLKLLVKFAEKLLRKHPEHIVFLGPLCTYFLTVLVGTGHSVYPLLPVIYDVSYKKGIRPERPLAMATVASQMGITASPIAAAAAVVLATAVDNNLDISLIDVLMVTIPATLIGLLVACTWSLKRGKDLDKDQQFQARLIDKEFRESLIDPSAEQVQTPAAEATAKKGLTVFLLGIFAVIMVAMFSKQVLPSGVSMSVAIQFMMLSVGAIILLATNISPKKIVTSNVFTAGMTAVIIIFGIAWMSDTIIEHHKTYLVNAVSDIVSIYPWTFAIAMFVSSIFLKSQAAVLTIMLPLGFSLGIRRQY; encoded by the coding sequence ATGTTTTATATACATATGTTGTTGCTATTAACCGTCATTTTTGTCGGCATACGTCACGGCGGAATCGCATTTGGTTTATTGGGTGGGTTAGGTGTTTCAGTACTGGCTTTTGTATTTGGTATAGCACCAGGTGCGCCTCCTGTCAGCGTAATGCTGATTATTCTGGCTGTAGTCGCTGCCTCAGCAACGCTAGAGGCCACTGGCGGTTTAAAACTGTTGGTCAAGTTTGCTGAAAAGCTGTTACGTAAACACCCTGAACATATCGTCTTTTTAGGTCCTCTTTGTACTTATTTTTTAACCGTACTTGTTGGTACTGGTCATTCGGTTTACCCACTTTTACCGGTTATTTATGATGTCTCATATAAAAAAGGTATTCGACCAGAGCGCCCATTAGCAATGGCTACAGTGGCTTCACAAATGGGGATTACAGCAAGTCCAATAGCCGCCGCAGCGGCTGTGGTATTGGCAACTGCGGTCGATAATAACCTTGATATCAGCTTAATTGATGTATTGATGGTGACTATTCCCGCGACCTTAATCGGCTTGCTGGTGGCGTGTACTTGGAGTCTAAAGCGCGGTAAAGATTTGGATAAAGATCAACAGTTTCAGGCTCGTCTAATTGATAAGGAATTTCGCGAATCATTAATAGACCCAAGTGCTGAGCAAGTACAAACGCCTGCCGCAGAAGCGACTGCAAAAAAAGGGTTAACCGTATTTTTATTGGGTATTTTTGCCGTTATCATGGTGGCAATGTTTAGCAAGCAAGTGTTACCTAGTGGTGTCAGTATGTCGGTTGCGATTCAGTTTATGATGCTGTCTGTCGGCGCTATCATATTACTAGCCACCAATATATCACCGAAAAAAATTGTCACCAGTAATGTGTTTACCGCAGGTATGACAGCGGTCATCATTATTTTTGGTATCGCATGGATGAGTGACACTATTATAGAGCACCATAAAACCTACTTAGTGAATGCGGTGAGCGATATTGTCAGTATTTATCCGTGGACATTTGCCATTGCTATGTTTGTGTCATCGATATTCTTAAAAAGCCAAGCAGCGGTATTAACCATTATGTTGCCATTAGGGTTTTCATTAGGGATCCGGCGCCAGTACTAA
- a CDS encoding substrate-binding periplasmic protein codes for MNQLINEYFDAKQKPLTAHLSIMLSGLLFLLTSQVAIAAEVDRVITIATQEWAPYQMEVGLQNDGYAIEALACVMDKLQQPYKVVFLPWGRAQLEVKQGKYDGFFSASQNSARDRYAVLSNTFIAQQWNFYLLKHTSIPLNKDAIKSNAQFGGRKHSNTTFWLQKNNYNVIHQASSLDELIHLLEKNRIGAILESDLFFEAAAKRVNIPLSDFSVVPNLDRSLGVYFGKIFLKQYPAFLDKFNQHTESCRFTSEQAN; via the coding sequence ATGAATCAACTAATAAATGAGTACTTTGATGCCAAGCAAAAACCTTTAACAGCGCACTTAAGCATAATGTTAAGTGGGTTATTATTTTTACTTACAAGCCAAGTAGCAATAGCTGCTGAAGTTGATAGAGTCATAACTATTGCCACCCAAGAATGGGCGCCCTACCAAATGGAAGTTGGCTTGCAAAATGACGGTTATGCGATAGAAGCGTTAGCTTGTGTGATGGATAAACTTCAGCAACCTTATAAGGTTGTATTTCTCCCATGGGGTCGTGCACAGCTAGAAGTAAAACAAGGAAAGTACGATGGTTTCTTTTCAGCCTCGCAAAATAGCGCAAGAGACCGCTATGCTGTTTTATCAAATACTTTTATTGCGCAGCAATGGAACTTTTACTTACTCAAGCACACTTCTATACCTTTAAATAAAGACGCCATAAAATCAAATGCACAATTTGGTGGTCGTAAGCACTCTAACACCACGTTCTGGCTACAAAAAAATAATTATAACGTTATCCACCAAGCAAGCTCTCTCGATGAATTAATTCATTTACTGGAAAAAAATCGTATAGGTGCAATCTTAGAAAGCGATTTATTTTTTGAAGCTGCTGCCAAACGAGTAAACATTCCATTAAGTGACTTTTCTGTGGTGCCCAATCTAGATAGATCGTTAGGAGTTTATTTTGGCAAAATATTTTTGAAGCAATATCCCGCTTTTTTAGATAAATTTAATCAACATACTGAAAGCTGTAGATTTACTTCAGAGCAAGCTAACTAA
- a CDS encoding diacylglycerol kinase family protein, translating into MLTKINIKYYYTAGALLAVILCVLLNSPWAKFFIGWLALSLGLVSFAYWFNAGGVFRKKQNGSIPWYISWGFVPFLLGCQIYNAWARKHDKVPAIQKIEDQLYLACRLFPSDIDYLKTQGVDAILDVTAEFDALDGTLLAEDIDYLNVPVLDHSVPSEAQLNQAINWLNNQVRNGKKVVVHCALGRGRSVLVLAAYLACRDNKSHLDEVLSSINEIRHTARLNKWQFAKVSQMYQQNRIKINKTLYLIANPVSGGGKWQDDAEYIQQTLSSYYRVKLLETTEDKDAAVQACEAVKRGADIVVACGGDGTVNEVASMLVNTSITLGIIPMGTTNALAHTLFGVGSKLIPVSQAVDILIQGHYQPIDTALCNERIMLLLVGIGFEHKMIESANRDKKNESGQFAYLSGLWNAIDENQPLSLSIQLDDGETHTIETTSIVIANSAPFTSLLAQGNGEPNITDGLLDITWIEPTESSQEQLMSLVDLLFTGVSRLWNQANNKPDAIHHAQAKKIYLKAQQKTPYVIDGELFEANDVTVEVVPKSLKVFVPATSPILKR; encoded by the coding sequence ATGCTAACCAAGATAAATATTAAGTATTACTACACAGCCGGCGCATTATTGGCTGTGATTTTGTGTGTGCTACTTAATTCTCCGTGGGCTAAATTTTTTATTGGCTGGCTGGCATTATCTTTGGGGTTAGTGAGTTTTGCTTATTGGTTTAATGCTGGTGGTGTTTTCCGTAAAAAGCAAAATGGTTCAATTCCTTGGTATATCAGTTGGGGCTTTGTGCCTTTTCTATTGGGATGCCAGATTTATAATGCTTGGGCAAGAAAACACGATAAGGTACCCGCAATTCAAAAGATTGAAGATCAGCTCTATTTAGCATGTCGTTTATTTCCTTCTGATATTGACTACCTTAAAACCCAAGGGGTTGATGCTATTCTTGATGTGACCGCTGAATTTGATGCATTAGATGGCACATTATTGGCTGAGGATATCGATTATTTAAATGTGCCTGTTTTAGATCATAGTGTCCCGTCAGAAGCGCAACTCAACCAGGCGATCAATTGGCTTAATAATCAGGTGCGTAACGGTAAGAAAGTGGTAGTGCATTGTGCGCTAGGCCGTGGACGTTCGGTATTAGTATTAGCCGCTTATCTTGCTTGTCGCGATAACAAAAGTCACTTAGATGAGGTGTTGAGCTCTATTAATGAAATTCGCCATACCGCCCGTTTGAATAAATGGCAATTTGCTAAAGTCTCTCAAATGTATCAGCAAAATCGGATTAAAATTAATAAAACACTCTATTTAATTGCTAATCCAGTATCGGGCGGGGGTAAGTGGCAGGATGATGCTGAGTATATTCAACAAACCTTATCGAGCTATTATCGAGTAAAGCTGCTTGAGACGACGGAAGATAAGGATGCAGCTGTGCAAGCCTGCGAAGCCGTTAAGCGTGGGGCTGATATTGTTGTAGCTTGCGGTGGTGATGGCACCGTTAACGAGGTGGCTTCTATGTTGGTTAACACCTCAATCACATTAGGTATTATTCCTATGGGGACAACAAATGCTTTGGCGCATACCTTATTTGGTGTAGGCAGTAAGCTGATCCCTGTTTCTCAAGCCGTGGATATTTTGATTCAAGGTCATTACCAACCTATTGATACAGCACTGTGTAATGAACGAATAATGCTATTGCTGGTGGGTATTGGCTTTGAGCATAAGATGATTGAAAGCGCGAATCGAGACAAGAAAAATGAATCGGGTCAGTTTGCTTACTTAAGTGGTTTATGGAATGCGATTGATGAAAATCAGCCGCTATCTTTGTCTATACAATTAGATGATGGTGAAACACATACAATTGAGACCACTAGTATAGTAATAGCCAATTCTGCTCCGTTTACCAGTTTACTCGCACAAGGTAATGGTGAGCCTAATATTACTGATGGATTACTCGATATTACTTGGATTGAACCTACAGAGTCATCACAGGAGCAGTTAATGAGTTTAGTCGATTTACTGTTTACAGGTGTTTCTCGTTTGTGGAATCAAGCTAACAATAAGCCTGATGCAATACATCATGCCCAAGCTAAAAAGATATACCTAAAAGCTCAACAAAAAACACCTTATGTGATTGATGGAGAGCTTTTTGAGGCTAATGATGTCACGGTAGAGGTTGTGCCAAAGTCTCTGAAGGTTTTTGTGCCAGCAACAAGCCCAATCTTGAAGCGTTAA
- a CDS encoding C40 family peptidase, whose translation MKKLSLISVSVLLSACATQVPVTVVKPPEKPVIVKAEPKLPKWSEPNLLAYHQNWAGTPYRLGGMSKQGVDCSGFVYLAYLDIVGEKLPRSVNAQRVLGKEIPREALEVGDLVFFKTGRSARHVGIYMGDARFLHASTKKGVKISSLNNVYWKPRFWFAKRLKSTTFEQNMSLVSLVDYAQQQPAL comes from the coding sequence ATAAAGAAATTATCGCTTATTAGCGTGTCGGTATTATTGAGTGCTTGTGCCACTCAGGTTCCCGTGACAGTGGTTAAGCCTCCAGAAAAGCCTGTGATTGTAAAAGCTGAGCCCAAATTACCTAAGTGGAGCGAGCCTAATTTATTAGCTTACCACCAGAATTGGGCGGGCACGCCTTATCGATTAGGTGGCATGAGTAAACAAGGTGTTGATTGCTCAGGTTTTGTGTATTTAGCTTATCTTGACATAGTGGGTGAGAAGTTACCTCGCTCGGTCAATGCGCAACGTGTGTTAGGTAAAGAAATCCCACGTGAAGCCTTAGAAGTGGGTGATTTAGTTTTTTTTAAAACAGGTAGAAGCGCTCGTCATGTGGGCATTTACATGGGAGATGCCAGGTTTTTACATGCATCAACTAAAAAAGGGGTTAAGATTTCAAGCTTAAATAACGTGTATTGGAAACCGAGATTTTGGTTTGCTAAACGGTTAAAAAGCACCACGTTTGAGCAAAATATGTCTTTAGTCAGTTTAGTGGATTATGCTCAACAACAGCCAGCTTTATAG